A window from Mycobacterium saskatchewanense encodes these proteins:
- the purT gene encoding formate-dependent phosphoribosylglycinamide formyltransferase, protein MLDLVTDGPNQGQPGNQPPPAARGPRVMLLGSGELSRELAIALRRLGATVIAADARADAPAHGVADEALVVPLTDGDELTRAVQRVRPDFVVTTTRAVAVDALERLGAGPAELVPGARSVRLTADRESLRRLAADELGLPTAPFWFVGSADELEAVGSHAGYPLLVRPAAGRGRSVVSGPGDIAPAWQRAGARRVLAETVVEVESSVTLLLVRTEGPHGPVIDFCSPIGHDDGDAPESWQPQPMSAAAMDSARSIAARIVKALGGRGVFGVELMINGDEVYFADVSARPRGSAWVTVRSQRLSAFELQARAILGLPVDTMMISPGAARAIVASPGGGAPTAAALGGALGVPESDLRLFGPSSGKLGVALATAPEVGAARDRARQVATALNVPDSRG, encoded by the coding sequence ATCCTTGACCTCGTGACTGACGGCCCCAACCAAGGACAGCCCGGCAACCAACCGCCGCCCGCGGCCCGCGGGCCGCGCGTGATGCTGCTCGGTTCCGGCGAGCTCAGCCGGGAGCTGGCGATCGCGCTGCGGCGCCTCGGCGCGACGGTGATCGCCGCCGACGCGCGCGCCGACGCCCCCGCGCACGGGGTGGCCGACGAGGCCCTGGTCGTCCCGCTGACCGACGGCGACGAGCTGACCCGCGCGGTCCAGCGGGTGCGGCCCGACTTCGTCGTGACGACCACCCGCGCGGTGGCCGTCGACGCCCTGGAACGGCTGGGCGCCGGGCCCGCGGAACTGGTGCCGGGCGCCCGCAGCGTGCGACTCACCGCCGACCGGGAAAGCCTGCGCCGGTTGGCCGCCGACGAATTGGGCCTGCCGACCGCGCCGTTCTGGTTCGTCGGGTCGGCCGACGAACTGGAGGCGGTCGGCAGCCACGCCGGCTACCCCCTGCTGGTCCGGCCGGCGGCAGGCCGGGGGCGGTCGGTGGTCTCGGGTCCCGGGGACATCGCCCCGGCGTGGCAGCGGGCGGGGGCGCGCCGGGTGCTGGCCGAGACGGTGGTGGAGGTGGAGTCCTCCGTTACCCTGCTGCTGGTGCGCACCGAGGGCCCGCACGGCCCGGTGATCGACTTCTGTTCGCCGATCGGCCACGACGACGGGGACGCCCCGGAATCGTGGCAACCGCAGCCGATGAGCGCGGCCGCGATGGACTCGGCCCGCTCGATCGCCGCCCGGATCGTCAAGGCGCTGGGTGGCCGCGGGGTCTTCGGCGTCGAGCTGATGATCAACGGCGACGAGGTGTATTTCGCCGACGTCAGCGCGCGCCCGCGGGGAAGCGCCTGGGTGACCGTGCGCAGCCAGCGGCTGTCGGCGTTCGAACTGCAGGCCCGCGCCATCCTGGGGCTGCCGGTGGACACGATGATGATCTCGCCCGGAGCGGCCCGCGCGATCGTCGCGTCGCCCGGTGGCGGGGCGCCGACCGCGGCGGCGCTCGGCGGCGCCCTGGGCGTGCCGGAAAGCGACCTGCGCCTGTTCGGCCCGTCGTCCGGCAAGCTGGGCGTGGCGCTGGCCACCGCGCCGGAGGTGGGCGCCGCGCGGGATCGCGCCCGACAAGTCGCGACCGCGCTGAATGTGCCAGACTCTCGCGGATGA
- a CDS encoding PaaI family thioesterase: MTDSDPKELDPDYERHGGFPEYGPACPGPGFGRFVTAMRRLQDLAVSADPGDDVWDDAADRVGELVELLGPFEAEEGKAPAGRTPDLPGMGSLLLPPWTLTRYAPDGVEMTGRFSRFHVGGNHAVHGGVLPLLFDHMFGMISHAAGRPISRTAFLHVDYRKVTPIDVPLSVRGRVTRTEGRKAFVAAELVDAQDTLLAEGHGLMVRLLPGQP; this comes from the coding sequence GTGACGGACTCCGACCCCAAGGAACTCGACCCCGACTACGAGCGCCACGGCGGATTCCCCGAATACGGCCCGGCCTGCCCCGGCCCGGGCTTCGGGCGGTTCGTGACGGCCATGCGCCGGCTGCAGGACCTCGCGGTGTCCGCCGACCCGGGTGACGACGTGTGGGACGACGCGGCCGACCGGGTCGGGGAGCTCGTCGAGCTGCTCGGCCCGTTCGAGGCCGAGGAGGGCAAGGCGCCGGCCGGGCGGACCCCCGATCTGCCTGGTATGGGCAGCCTGCTGCTGCCGCCATGGACGCTGACGCGGTACGCGCCCGACGGGGTGGAGATGACCGGTCGGTTCAGCCGGTTTCACGTCGGGGGCAATCACGCGGTGCACGGCGGCGTCCTGCCGCTGCTGTTCGACCACATGTTCGGCATGATCTCGCACGCCGCCGGCCGGCCGATCAGCCGAACGGCGTTCCTGCACGTCGACTACCGCAAGGTCACCCCTATCGACGTGCCGCTGTCGGTGCGGGGGCGCGTGACCCGGACCGAGGGCCGCAAGGCGTTCGTCGCCGCGGAACTCGTCGACGCCCAGGACACCCTGCTGGCCGAGGGGCACGGCCTGATGGTGCGGCTGCTGCCCGGCCAGCCCTGA
- a CDS encoding adenylosuccinate synthase — MPAIVLIGAQWGDEGKGKATDLLGGRVQWVVRYQGGNNAGHTVVLPTGENFALHLIPSGVLTRGVTNVIGNGVVIDPGVLLDELKGLEDRGVDTTKLLISADAHLLLPYHVAIDKVTERYMGSKKIGTTGRGIGPCYQDKIARMGIRVADVLDPEQLTHKVEAALELKNQILVKIYNRKALDPHQVVDALLEQAEGFRHRIRDTRLLLNSALESGETVLLEGSQGTLLDVDHGTYPYVTSSNPTAGGAAVGSGIGPTRITTVLGILKAYTTRVGSGPFPTELFDENGEYLSKTGGEFGVTTGRRRRCGWFDAVIARYATRVNGITDYFLTKLDVLSSLETVPICVGYRIDGQRTNDMPMTQSDLSRAEPVYEELPGWWEDISAAREFDDLPAKARDYVLRLEELAGAHFSCIGVGPGRDQTIVRRDILAARP, encoded by the coding sequence ATGCCGGCAATCGTCCTCATCGGCGCCCAGTGGGGCGACGAGGGCAAAGGTAAGGCCACTGACTTGCTCGGCGGCCGGGTGCAGTGGGTGGTGCGCTATCAGGGCGGCAACAACGCCGGCCACACCGTCGTCCTGCCCACGGGCGAGAACTTCGCGCTGCACCTCATCCCGTCCGGGGTGCTGACCCGCGGCGTCACCAACGTGATCGGCAACGGCGTGGTGATCGACCCGGGGGTGCTGCTGGACGAGCTCAAGGGCCTCGAGGACCGCGGCGTGGACACCACCAAGCTGCTGATCTCGGCCGATGCGCACCTGCTGCTGCCCTATCACGTGGCCATCGACAAGGTCACCGAGCGCTACATGGGCAGCAAGAAGATCGGCACCACGGGCCGCGGCATCGGCCCCTGCTACCAGGACAAGATCGCCCGCATGGGCATCCGGGTCGCCGACGTGCTCGACCCCGAGCAGCTGACCCACAAGGTCGAGGCCGCCCTGGAACTGAAGAACCAGATCCTGGTCAAGATCTACAACCGCAAGGCGCTCGACCCCCACCAGGTCGTCGACGCCCTCCTCGAGCAGGCGGAGGGCTTCCGGCACCGCATCCGCGACACCCGGCTGCTGCTCAACTCCGCCCTCGAGTCGGGCGAGACGGTCCTCCTCGAGGGCTCCCAGGGCACCCTGCTCGACGTCGACCACGGCACGTACCCCTACGTGACCTCGTCGAATCCGACGGCCGGCGGCGCGGCCGTCGGGTCGGGTATCGGCCCCACCCGCATCACCACCGTCCTCGGGATCCTCAAGGCATACACCACCCGGGTGGGCTCCGGCCCGTTCCCCACCGAGCTCTTCGACGAGAACGGCGAGTACCTGTCCAAGACCGGCGGCGAGTTCGGCGTCACCACGGGGCGGCGGCGGCGCTGCGGCTGGTTCGACGCCGTCATCGCCCGCTACGCCACCCGCGTCAACGGCATCACCGACTACTTCCTGACCAAACTCGACGTGCTGTCCAGCCTGGAGACGGTCCCGATCTGCGTGGGTTACCGCATCGACGGTCAGCGCACCAACGACATGCCGATGACCCAGAGCGACCTGTCCCGGGCCGAGCCCGTCTACGAGGAGCTGCCCGGCTGGTGGGAGGACATCTCGGCCGCGCGCGAGTTCGACGACCTGCCGGCCAAGGCGCGTGACTACGTGCTGCGGCTGGAAGAGCTCGCCGGGGCGCACTTCTCGTGCATCGGGGTGGGTCCCGGGCGCGATCAGACGATCGTCCGCCGCGACATCCTGGCGGCCCGCCCGTGA
- a CDS encoding peptidase M50, which produces MNTGANGRRGADGVAVVVFGDRRLPRPLRGLRVERADIDAAIGPYRRLVVVGGDADLAAVLTRLLRADRLDIEVGFAPPRRTRATRIYRLPAGHRAARRALRGAARRATLVRDETGSVIVGRARWVPAGDERLHGEAVVDDAVLFDGDVAAVSIEPTWAMPGLRARVSGARRRWVAGRAAQLGSTGVAVVRDGVAAPRPARRSTFYRNVEGWLLVR; this is translated from the coding sequence ATGAATACCGGCGCGAACGGGCGCCGAGGCGCCGACGGCGTGGCGGTGGTGGTCTTCGGCGACCGCCGGTTGCCGAGACCGCTGCGGGGCCTGCGCGTCGAGCGGGCGGACATCGATGCCGCGATCGGCCCGTATCGGCGGCTGGTGGTGGTGGGCGGCGACGCCGACCTGGCCGCCGTGCTGACCCGCCTGCTGCGCGCCGACCGGCTCGACATCGAGGTGGGCTTCGCGCCGCCGCGGCGCACCCGCGCCACCCGGATCTATCGGCTGCCCGCCGGCCACCGCGCGGCGCGGCGGGCCCTGCGCGGCGCCGCCCGCCGGGCGACCCTGGTGCGTGACGAGACCGGCTCGGTGATCGTGGGCCGCGCCCGCTGGGTGCCCGCCGGCGACGAGCGCCTGCACGGCGAGGCCGTCGTCGACGACGCGGTGCTGTTCGACGGCGACGTGGCCGCGGTGTCCATCGAGCCGACGTGGGCCATGCCGGGCCTGCGGGCGCGCGTTTCCGGAGCGCGGCGCCGGTGGGTCGCCGGCCGCGCCGCCCAGCTCGGCAGCACCGGCGTCGCCGTCGTGCGCGACGGGGTAGCCGCGCCGCGCCCGGCCCGCCGCTCGACGTTCTACCGCAACGTCGAAGGCTGGCTGCTGGTCCGATAG
- a CDS encoding site-2 protease family protein, producing MNQPTRRDSVRPSPVFLALVATAALGAALAWLAGSSVRPLSYVGVFVFVIAGWMVSLCLHEFGHAVTAWRFGDHDAAVRGYLTLDPRRYSHPALSLVLPMVIIALGGIGLPGAAVYLRTWFMPPARRTLVSLAGPAANLVLAVLLLAATRLFYDPNHAVLWSGVAFLGFLQLTALLLNLLPIPGLDGYDALEPHLSPETQRAVAPAKQWGFFLLLFLLFAANQWFFELVLWLFHFSGVPPVLVSWGNQLTRFWSRWI from the coding sequence GTGAACCAGCCCACCCGGCGCGACTCGGTGCGCCCCAGCCCCGTCTTCCTCGCCCTGGTGGCCACCGCGGCGCTCGGCGCCGCTCTGGCCTGGCTCGCCGGCTCGAGCGTGCGGCCGTTGTCGTACGTCGGCGTGTTCGTCTTCGTGATCGCGGGCTGGATGGTGTCGCTGTGCCTGCACGAATTCGGCCACGCCGTTACCGCCTGGCGGTTCGGCGACCACGACGCCGCCGTCCGCGGCTACCTGACCCTGGACCCGCGGCGCTACAGCCACCCGGCGCTCTCGCTCGTCCTGCCGATGGTGATCATCGCGCTGGGCGGGATCGGCCTGCCCGGCGCCGCGGTGTACCTGCGGACCTGGTTCATGCCGCCCGCGCGCCGCACCCTGGTCAGCCTCGCGGGCCCGGCGGCAAACCTGGTGCTGGCGGTGTTGCTGCTGGCGGCGACGCGGCTGTTCTACGACCCGAATCACGCCGTGCTGTGGTCCGGCGTGGCGTTCCTGGGGTTCCTGCAACTCACCGCGCTGCTGCTGAACCTGCTGCCCATCCCCGGCCTGGACGGGTACGACGCCCTGGAGCCGCACCTGAGCCCCGAGACGCAGCGCGCCGTGGCCCCGGCCAAGCAGTGGGGCTTCTTCCTCCTGCTCTTCCTGCTGTTTGCGGCCAACCAGTGGTTCTTCGAGCTCGTGCTGTGGCTCTTCCACTTCTCCGGCGTGCCGCCCGTGCTCGTGTCCTGGGGCAATCAGCTGACCCGGTTCTGGAGCCGCTGGATCTGA
- a CDS encoding cation diffusion facilitator family transporter has translation MGAGHNHTPAETDASRMIPRMIAAAAILAGFFVVELTTSLLINSIALLADAGHMLTDVVAVFMGLAAVSLARRGSSSPARTYGWHRAEVFTAVANAGLLVGVSLFILWEAVQRLRETPTIPGVPMIVVALAGLAANLVVALLLRSHSSQSLAVKGAYMEVVADSVGSLGVLIAGVVTVTTRWPYADVVVAVLVALWVLPRAISLARDALRILSESSPAHIDVDELRSALGAVDGVTEVHDLHVWTLSPGKDMCTAHLTSSGDSARVLHDARAVLSARGLDHATVQIESPGGADCSETF, from the coding sequence ATGGGCGCCGGCCACAACCACACCCCCGCCGAGACCGACGCGTCGCGGATGATTCCCCGGATGATCGCGGCCGCCGCGATCCTGGCGGGCTTCTTCGTCGTCGAGCTCACCACGTCGCTGCTGATCAACTCGATCGCGCTGCTGGCCGACGCCGGCCACATGCTGACCGACGTGGTGGCCGTGTTCATGGGTCTCGCCGCCGTCAGCCTGGCGCGGCGCGGCAGTTCCTCGCCCGCGCGCACCTACGGCTGGCATCGCGCCGAGGTGTTCACGGCCGTCGCCAACGCCGGACTGCTCGTCGGGGTCTCGCTGTTCATCCTCTGGGAGGCGGTCCAGCGGCTCAGGGAGACCCCGACCATCCCGGGTGTGCCGATGATCGTGGTCGCGCTGGCCGGCCTGGCCGCCAACCTCGTCGTGGCGCTGCTGCTGCGCTCCCACTCGTCGCAGAGCCTGGCGGTCAAGGGTGCCTACATGGAAGTGGTCGCCGACAGCGTCGGCAGCCTGGGCGTGCTGATCGCCGGGGTGGTCACGGTGACCACGCGCTGGCCGTACGCCGACGTGGTGGTCGCCGTGCTGGTCGCCCTCTGGGTGCTGCCGCGGGCCATCTCGCTGGCCCGCGACGCGCTGCGCATCCTTTCGGAGTCCTCGCCGGCCCACATCGACGTCGACGAGCTGCGCTCGGCGCTGGGCGCCGTCGACGGGGTGACCGAGGTGCACGACCTGCACGTGTGGACACTGTCCCCCGGCAAGGACATGTGCACCGCGCACCTGACCAGTTCCGGGGACTCGGCCCGGGTACTGCACGACGCCCGCGCGGTGCTGTCCGCGCGCGGCCTCGACCACGCCACCGTTCAGATCGAGAGCCCCGGCGGCGCCGACTGTTCTGAGACCTTCTAG
- a CDS encoding DUF3151 domain-containing protein: MTPMGDLLGPDPILLPGDPDAEAELLAGENPTIVAGAHPSASVAWAALAEEALAEDQAVAAYAYARTGYHRGLDQLRRNGWKGFGPVPYAHEANRGFLRCVAALARAADAIGETDEYLRCLDLLDDCDPGARKALGL, translated from the coding sequence ATGACGCCGATGGGAGACCTCCTAGGACCCGATCCGATTCTGCTGCCGGGCGATCCCGACGCCGAGGCGGAACTGCTCGCCGGCGAGAACCCGACCATCGTCGCCGGCGCGCATCCGTCGGCGTCGGTGGCCTGGGCGGCGCTGGCCGAGGAGGCTTTGGCGGAGGACCAAGCCGTCGCCGCCTACGCGTACGCCCGCACCGGCTACCACCGCGGCCTGGACCAGCTGCGGCGCAACGGCTGGAAGGGCTTCGGCCCGGTGCCGTACGCCCACGAAGCCAACCGGGGCTTCCTGCGGTGCGTGGCGGCGCTGGCGCGGGCGGCCGACGCGATCGGCGAGACCGACGAGTACCTGCGCTGCCTTGACCTGCTCGACGATTGCGACCCGGGGGCGCGCAAGGCGCTGGGCCTCTAG
- a CDS encoding Rv0361 family membrane protein: MPNAPEPDRGAMPKRPGFDPREARGATGGDPPGDPGSDATEGYPLIPNDAETETVVINRRDPGGDPEAQGDGQQPERRFTAPGFDARETAVIATGSEPATEVFAPQPGADPTAQLGVPPKAAVPQSIPPRLGARLQTSRQFNWGWVLAIVVIVLALVAIAVLGTVLLLRSKHTQVSQEDQVRHTISQYDIAVQRGDLIALRAMTCGTARDGYVDYDEHGWDETYRRVSAAKQYPVIASIDQVVVNGQHAEANVTTFMAYDPQVRSTRSLDLQYRDDQWKICQSPSG, from the coding sequence ATGCCGAATGCACCCGAGCCCGATCGCGGCGCCATGCCGAAGCGGCCTGGGTTCGACCCACGCGAGGCGCGGGGCGCGACCGGCGGCGACCCGCCAGGGGACCCCGGCAGCGACGCAACCGAGGGCTACCCGCTGATCCCGAATGACGCCGAGACCGAGACCGTGGTGATCAACAGACGCGACCCGGGCGGCGACCCCGAGGCACAGGGCGACGGCCAGCAGCCCGAACGGCGCTTCACCGCACCGGGATTCGACGCGCGGGAGACCGCGGTCATCGCGACCGGCTCCGAGCCCGCCACCGAGGTCTTCGCGCCGCAGCCCGGGGCGGACCCCACCGCGCAGCTCGGCGTTCCACCGAAAGCCGCTGTGCCGCAATCGATTCCACCACGCCTCGGCGCGAGGCTGCAGACTTCCCGGCAATTCAACTGGGGCTGGGTGCTGGCCATCGTGGTGATCGTGCTGGCGTTGGTGGCGATCGCGGTCCTGGGCACTGTGCTGCTGCTGCGCAGTAAGCACACGCAGGTGTCGCAGGAGGACCAGGTGCGGCACACCATCTCGCAGTACGACATCGCCGTCCAGCGCGGCGACCTGATCGCGCTGCGCGCCATGACCTGCGGCACCGCCCGCGACGGGTACGTCGACTACGACGAACACGGCTGGGACGAGACCTATCGCCGGGTGTCGGCCGCCAAGCAGTACCCGGTGATCGCCAGCATCGACCAGGTCGTCGTCAACGGCCAGCATGCCGAGGCGAACGTGACCACCTTCATGGCGTACGACCCGCAGGTCCGCTCCACCCGCAGCCTGGATCTGCAGTACCGCGATGACCAGTGGAAGATCTGCCAGTCTCCCAGCGGTTAG
- the fbaA gene encoding class II fructose-bisphosphate aldolase has translation MPIATPEVYAEMLRRAKESSYAFPAINCTSSETVNAAIKGFADAGSDGIIQFSTGGAEFASGLGVKNMVAGAVALAEFTRSIAARYAINVALHTDHCPKDKLDTYVRPLLAISAERVSAGGDPLFGSHMWDGSAVPIEENLAIAQELLKAAAAAKIILEVEIGVVGGEEDGVEGAIDDKLYTTPEDFEKTIDALGHGEHGKYLLAATFGNVHGVYKPGNVKLRPDILDQGQKVAAAKLGLPDGAKPFDFVFHGGSGSLKSEIEEALGYGVVKMNVDTDTQYAFTRPVAGHMFANYDGVLKVDGEVGNKKAYDPRSYLKKAEASMSERVVEACNDLHCAGKSLGA, from the coding sequence ATGCCCATCGCCACGCCCGAGGTGTACGCGGAGATGCTCCGGCGCGCCAAGGAGAGCTCGTACGCCTTCCCGGCGATCAACTGCACGTCGTCGGAGACCGTCAACGCCGCCATCAAGGGGTTCGCCGACGCGGGCAGCGACGGCATCATCCAGTTCTCCACCGGGGGGGCCGAGTTCGCCTCCGGCCTCGGCGTCAAGAACATGGTGGCCGGCGCGGTGGCGCTGGCCGAGTTCACCCGCAGCATCGCCGCCCGGTACGCGATCAACGTCGCGCTGCACACCGACCACTGCCCGAAGGACAAGCTGGACACCTACGTGCGGCCGCTGCTGGCGATCTCGGCCGAAAGGGTGAGCGCGGGCGGTGATCCGTTGTTCGGGTCGCACATGTGGGACGGCTCCGCCGTGCCGATCGAGGAAAACCTCGCGATCGCCCAGGAGCTGCTCAAGGCCGCGGCCGCCGCCAAGATCATCCTCGAGGTGGAGATCGGCGTCGTCGGCGGCGAGGAGGACGGCGTCGAGGGCGCGATCGACGACAAGCTGTACACCACGCCGGAGGACTTCGAGAAGACGATCGACGCGCTGGGCCACGGGGAACACGGCAAGTACCTGCTCGCGGCCACCTTCGGCAACGTGCACGGCGTCTACAAGCCCGGCAACGTCAAGCTGCGCCCCGACATCCTCGACCAGGGCCAGAAGGTTGCGGCCGCCAAGCTCGGACTGCCAGACGGCGCCAAGCCCTTCGACTTCGTGTTCCACGGCGGCTCGGGCTCGCTGAAATCGGAGATCGAGGAAGCGCTGGGCTACGGCGTGGTGAAGATGAACGTCGACACCGACACCCAGTACGCGTTCACCCGCCCCGTCGCCGGCCACATGTTCGCCAACTATGACGGGGTGCTCAAGGTCGACGGCGAGGTGGGCAACAAGAAGGCGTACGACCCGCGCAGCTACCTGAAAAAGGCCGAGGCCTCGATGAGCGAGCGGGTGGTCGAGGCCTGCAACGACCTGCATTGCGCGGGCAAGTCGCTGGGCGCCTAG
- a CDS encoding DedA family protein translates to MSTTVTALPDIFDPMYWLGADGVFGSAVLPGILIIVFIETGLLFPLLPGESLLFTGGLLAAHPNPPASIWVLAPAVAVVAILGDQTGYFIGRRIGPALFKKEDSRFFKRHYVTESHAFFEKYGPWAVILARFAPFVRTFVPVVAGVSYMRYPVFLGFDIVGGTVWGGGVTLAGYFLGNVPFVHHNLQKILLAILLLSLMPAFVAAWRGYRGRRRGAKDSGHPAPAVRNESV, encoded by the coding sequence GTGAGCACTACGGTGACGGCCCTGCCCGACATCTTCGACCCGATGTACTGGCTGGGCGCCGACGGCGTGTTCGGATCCGCGGTGCTGCCCGGGATTCTCATCATCGTGTTCATCGAGACGGGGCTGCTGTTCCCGCTGCTGCCGGGCGAATCGCTGTTGTTCACGGGTGGCCTGCTGGCCGCGCACCCGAACCCGCCGGCCAGCATCTGGGTGTTGGCGCCCGCCGTCGCGGTGGTGGCGATCCTGGGCGACCAGACCGGGTACTTCATCGGGCGGCGAATCGGGCCGGCGCTCTTCAAGAAGGAAGACTCGCGGTTCTTCAAGCGGCACTACGTGACCGAGTCGCACGCCTTCTTCGAGAAGTACGGGCCGTGGGCCGTCATCCTCGCGCGCTTCGCGCCGTTCGTGCGGACGTTCGTGCCCGTCGTCGCCGGGGTGTCCTACATGCGCTACCCGGTGTTCCTGGGCTTTGACATCGTCGGCGGCACGGTCTGGGGCGGCGGCGTGACGCTGGCGGGCTACTTCCTGGGCAACGTGCCGTTCGTGCACCACAACCTGCAGAAGATCCTGCTGGCCATCCTGCTGCTGTCGTTGATGCCGGCGTTCGTCGCGGCCTGGCGCGGCTACCGGGGACGCCGGCGCGGCGCCAAGGACTCAGGACACCCGGCTCCTGCGGTACGCAACGAAAGCGTCTAG
- a CDS encoding acetoacetate--CoA ligase has product MTASGDWAPDEATLADANLTRFMAWLEETGRGEYGDYHELLRKSAEDVDWFWDAVWKFFDIQADSPPRAVLGDRTMPGAEWFPGATLNYAGEVFRHATGERPALIVVGEDGSCEWPWARLQRETAAFAAYLRGLGVQPGDSVVGYLPNVGEAAVAALAAASVGATWAVCNQDVSVDGVIARLGQLEPAVLVASDGSLYGGKRIDRRAELATIREALPTLRATVLVPRLGLDAADDTVAWATAVGTDAPLETTPVPFAHPLWVMFSSGTTGKPKGIVHGHGGVVIEHLKYLSLQLDLHPGDRFLWYSTTSWMMWNLLLSGLLVDATIVLYDGSPTYPATDGLWRVAADAGVNVLGAGAGYLLACAKEELRPGASYALDALRAVGSTGSPLPAAGFRWVQEGLGRTVPVISMSGGTDVCTAFIGGCPILPITAGELSSICLGVAIEAWTGRDHPVIGEEGELVVTKPMPSMPVFFWNDDDGSRYRAAYFDKYPGVWCHGDWITITDRGSVVVHGRSDATLNRMGVRMGSAEIYTAVERMPEVRDCLVVGVEQDDGGYWMPLFVQLADGVEFDDDLRSRIVAEIRRHASPRHVPDDILAVPGIPRTLTGKRLEIPIKRILLGAVPGDAVQQSSIDRPELLDAFVAYRRSRVS; this is encoded by the coding sequence ATGACCGCGTCCGGCGACTGGGCTCCCGACGAGGCGACGCTGGCCGACGCCAACCTCACCCGCTTCATGGCGTGGCTCGAGGAGACCGGCCGCGGCGAGTACGGCGACTACCACGAGCTTTTACGCAAGTCGGCCGAGGACGTCGACTGGTTCTGGGACGCCGTCTGGAAGTTCTTCGACATCCAGGCCGACAGCCCGCCGCGCGCGGTGCTCGGCGACCGGACCATGCCGGGCGCCGAGTGGTTCCCCGGCGCCACGCTCAACTACGCGGGCGAGGTGTTCCGGCACGCGACCGGCGAGCGGCCGGCGCTGATCGTGGTCGGCGAGGACGGCTCCTGCGAATGGCCGTGGGCGCGGCTGCAGCGGGAGACCGCGGCGTTCGCCGCCTACCTGCGCGGCCTCGGCGTCCAGCCCGGCGACTCGGTGGTCGGGTACCTGCCCAACGTCGGGGAGGCCGCCGTCGCGGCGCTGGCCGCCGCCAGCGTGGGAGCCACCTGGGCGGTGTGCAACCAGGACGTGTCCGTCGACGGCGTGATCGCCAGGCTGGGCCAGCTGGAGCCGGCGGTGCTGGTGGCCAGCGACGGGTCGCTGTACGGGGGCAAGCGCATCGACCGGCGCGCGGAGCTGGCCACGATCCGCGAGGCGTTGCCCACGCTGCGGGCCACCGTGCTGGTGCCCCGCCTCGGCCTCGACGCCGCGGACGACACCGTTGCGTGGGCGACGGCGGTGGGAACGGACGCCCCCCTCGAGACCACCCCCGTCCCGTTCGCCCACCCGCTGTGGGTGATGTTCTCGTCCGGCACCACCGGCAAGCCCAAGGGCATCGTGCACGGCCACGGCGGCGTCGTGATCGAGCACCTGAAGTACCTCAGCCTGCAGCTGGACCTGCACCCCGGCGACCGCTTCCTGTGGTACTCGACCACCAGCTGGATGATGTGGAACCTGCTGCTGTCGGGCCTGCTGGTCGACGCCACGATCGTCCTCTACGACGGCAGCCCGACGTATCCGGCGACCGACGGGCTGTGGCGGGTGGCCGCCGACGCCGGGGTCAACGTGCTGGGCGCCGGGGCCGGCTACCTGCTGGCCTGCGCCAAGGAGGAGCTCAGGCCGGGGGCGTCGTATGCCCTGGACGCGCTGCGGGCGGTCGGGTCGACGGGCTCGCCGCTGCCGGCGGCCGGCTTCCGCTGGGTGCAGGAGGGGCTGGGCCGGACGGTGCCGGTGATCTCGATGAGCGGCGGCACCGACGTCTGCACGGCCTTCATCGGCGGCTGCCCGATCCTGCCGATCACCGCCGGCGAGCTGTCGAGCATCTGCCTTGGCGTCGCCATCGAGGCCTGGACCGGCCGCGACCACCCGGTCATCGGGGAGGAGGGCGAGCTGGTGGTGACCAAGCCGATGCCGTCCATGCCGGTGTTCTTCTGGAACGACGACGACGGCAGCCGCTACCGCGCCGCGTACTTCGACAAATACCCGGGCGTGTGGTGCCACGGGGACTGGATCACCATCACCGACCGGGGCTCCGTCGTCGTGCACGGCCGCTCCGACGCCACGCTGAACCGGATGGGTGTCCGGATGGGCAGCGCCGAGATCTACACCGCCGTGGAGCGCATGCCCGAGGTCCGCGACTGCCTGGTGGTCGGTGTCGAGCAGGATGACGGCGGCTACTGGATGCCGCTGTTCGTCCAGTTGGCCGACGGCGTCGAATTCGACGACGACCTGCGGTCGAGGATCGTCGCGGAGATCCGCCGGCACGCCTCGCCGCGGCATGTGCCCGACGACATCCTCGCCGTCCCGGGCATCCCGCGGACGCTGACCGGCAAGCGGCTGGAGATTCCGATCAAGCGCATCCTGCTCGGCGCGGTGCCGGGTGATGCCGTGCAGCAGAGCTCGATCGACCGGCCGGAGCTGCTAGACGCTTTCGTTGCGTACCGCAGGAGCCGGGTGTCCTGA